DNA from Quercus lobata isolate SW786 chromosome 1, ValleyOak3.0 Primary Assembly, whole genome shotgun sequence:
ttttctttaaaaaaaaaataaaaaatgtaatattttacttaaattcaaataaaagaaaattgtgctcatcaaattgtactcattttttttttaacatttacactttcttcaacctttctcactctctacaaatcatattgtgagggatctttcatgtgcgagcccaacatccttattgggccgcaaaagaatcgtgtccttacagttatgtattttatttttatttttttctcatttcattttatttaaaatttaaattcaaccacatcccccatatatatcattaaattatttatattttcactccttttttatttttaaaaattttaaatataatattttgcctaaattaaataaataaaattgtccacattaagtggagtaatgatagggaaacactcattctcacaccgaatgcatcaaaggaagaatgaaatacaaaataaatcaagttaaaacactaaattaaaaaaaaaaaaactaataatgcatatttaatgtcatagaatcatcatcaaattttggaaaacgataggttgccaatggagagagagagagatggtatagaaaaaaaaaccaatacaaagtaataaagagtagataaagaaaaaaaaaaaaaccaaatgtcAATTAGTAATCgttgattggaaaacaaagaggttgttaggagaagtaaaaaataaaatagagattaccgtgtggagaacattaaaaactttacagtgtAGTAACATAAACCGtttaattcacttaaaaaattaaatcaacaatcaacaattaaatacaatcgtagtactaaatttaaatttaaaactaatcaaattctaactatggaaaccatattaatcataactaaaaagGAGATGTTCTCTGATAGTAGTAGAAATTGAgtaagaaataaagttagaaaatttaaaaatccattttttgacatttcatttaaccttatttataatatatatatatatatatatatatatatatatatatatataattttcatgcaCTATTACTTTCaaaaatctaatgaacaatgCTACCTCTCATTTATCGTCTTTATTATGCAAATCATCagttagtaaatatatgataatggtaagaagcgttacaaatgagatcactaaaaaaatatataaaattaattagccactatcattatggagtagtagtctataattttacgcatccaaaaaagtggaatatatagagtttttttaaagatatgtgtaaagattcactatgtgtgtgtgtgtgtgtaaaggtaaaaaaaaaaaagaaaaaaaagaaaaaaaaaggtatatttaaggtttttgttgacttaaaaactaatgaaaatcaaatggttaataactaaaattatagtattaataaaatatttaatgagaccatcctaaaaaaattaccgCGCGCAACGCGCGGGTATGCGACTAGTTTTATAATTGTTGAGATTTAATAAATGCTTCATTCTAGGATTGACCCTGGTCCTGGAATACTGATTGCTTTAATGATCACTTCGTAATGTTTATGCCCAGTTGCAAGTAGTACAAATGTGGTATTTTGAAGATGCCAGCTAATCCACTGTTAAGTTTCACTAATAGCAATGCGATGGGCCCTTTACTTCGCTCCTAATCTTTTGTTCAATGCAGATTAGCCCAGATCGTCAAACTTTGTACTGGAGTGCTACCTGGCCTAAAGCGGTTGAACAACTTGCTAGACAGTTTCTTTACAACCTGTACAAAGTAAGGTGTTCTAACTTAATTTTGCTACTGCCTACTGCAGTTGTGGGATTTCTTCTGTTAGGATATATTCTTTTCTGTGtttcgtttttattttatacttttgatGTGTGTAGTTGCCAGTCATAACTCATATGTCATTTTACTCGTTTTGAGGCAGCTtgttttttctgaattttcccCTACTCCTCCCccctctttcctttttcttgaaACTGAGGGTAATTTCCCAGGTTTAATGGCTTGGTTTGTAATTGCCGGAGTTCTAGAGGGCATATGCCCTTCTTGAAAGTTCCTGCTTTTGTGGTATGTGTATCTGTTTGTAATGTGCGATTATGTTATGTGATTGGCTCTTATCTTGGACTTTGCATAGGTGATAATAGGATCTCAAGATTTGAAAGCTAACCATGCTATATACGCCAGCACGTTGACATTGTTTCTGAAAACCAGAAATATAACAAGTAGGCCCCATTTCTATTTTGTTCTTGTATATTCTAATTTCTTCAAGATCTCATCATATGAGATTTGATGCGGTCATTTTACTCATAGGTTTGATTTTCCGGATTGGTTAAATTGCTGGAGGATATCATGGATGGCAGCCGAATGTTGATCTTCATGGATACCAAGAAAGGATGTGATCAGATTACCTGGCAGCTTCGCATGGATGGCTGGCCAGCTCTTTCAATTCATGGAGATAAAAGTCAAGCAGAGAGGGATTGGGTCCTCTCAGAGTTTAAAGCTGGCAAGAGTCCTATAATGACTGCTACGGATGTTGCAGCTCGTGGTTTAGGTATGGAGATAAAACTCTTAAAGCTTGTTCAAAGAGttgatagaaattctattttagtaCAGGAAATTGTGTAGGTAAACGATTTACTAATAGCACTCATCATCAACATCTcattttggaaggaaattattatCTGATCTTCTTGTTGTCCCTAATTTAagtcttcttttaattttattggatGGGCTTTATGGTGTTATTTGTCACATGGATCCTGCTTGTATATTTGTTTGAGCCACTTGTTTTCATGTCTATGGATATTGGATATTGCCCTTGAACGTTTCCCCTCTGTGCATAATTGTTGCCAGAATATGGTTTTTGGGGGTATTCATCTGAcattttgtgtttatttgctACAACAACACACTAGCATAAATGCAGAAATGTGTTGAGATCATAGATTCTCTGATCTAAATAAGCTTCTGATGTGAGAGATCGTTGGTCTAATGCATTTCTTATAACTTATAATGCTCTTTTGTTTCGTGGCAGATGTGAAGGACGTGAAATATGTGATAAATTATGACTTCCCTGGATCCCTTGTGGACTATGTTCACCGTATTGGTCGAATAGGAAGGGCCGGGGCAAAACGAACTGCACACTTTCTTCACTGCCGCAAATGCTAGATTTGCAAAGGATCTCATCAGCATACTTGAGGAAGCTGGACAGAAGGTCAGTCCTGATTTGGCTGCAATGGGGTGTGGTGCGCCTCCTCCCCCGTCAGGTTAATTGACTAGCTTGAATATTCTTAGACACGTGCGCATACACGTGCACGCTTGTCATGGTGTTTACATGTATGAGTGCGTGAATTTGATTACTAAAATTGACTGTTTCAATGAATATCAATCAATCAGGACATGGGGGTTTTCGAGATCGTGGGAGGGGTCATGGTAGTGGTCGCTCATGGAACTAACTTTTGAAGGTAAACCGGTTCTCACGTTGTATTTTGGAGGGAAACATTTAACATGTATGATTAGACTATAGGAGTGTACATGTAAAAGtcttttttcatttatgttgaatttttttgttcaattacGTGGAGGACTAACTGTAGTTAGTGTTGGACCATGTAAGATAAAACATTTGTTTATATCATTAAAGGTTTTGAGGAAGAAATAAACAATTGTATTTTCATTTTGCTTTGCCCAAAACTAGTGAAAGTACGCACACAAGAAAGTCTACTTCAACACTTGGTATCTCATTAGGTTGATATCAAAGCAACCTTGGTTTGGATCATTGGAAAGTTGCGAAAAAGGTTGAGATACTTACAAGGAACCAATGATTACAGGTTGACTTACATGCATATAAATCAGTTGGAGGTGATTGGTTACCCAAATTCCAATTTTACCGGATGTGTAGACAAGAAAGTCTACTACAACAtataatttcctttttattttttggaggtGATATATCTTAGAGAATTACTATATTCAATCGTTGCTTCATCTACCGTGGAGGCTATTGAATACTAAGCTAAAACACATGCATTATTTATGGTTAAAATCTTTTTATCACAAATCTCAAGATTTTCAATTCTATATCAagactgttaggttctaaagacttttgtttttatgtatttagaactctaatgtgtattgttggcaaaccatgattaaaacaatatgtttagttgtgtttagacttgctcaaagttggttcatttatgtaaagttggaataaacTGTTGTAGAAGTTATTTAAGCTTctcggcctggttcgatcgatcgaagcttaggctcgatcaatcgaaaatcagGTCAGAGGTGTTTTCCTGTAGAATTCCAACccagccctagtttgtttaaaatgCTTAGCGTTTTCTAATTttccctaggtataaaaggcaaaccctaaccacattttagtgttgctcatattgctgtttgtgtaaatctcttgtgagatctgtgaggagctttcctttacacaagcttagaattatcaagaaggagattcgttcaagagcttgatgattaTTCAGTTGTTGctataagaacttaaagaaacacaagtgggtgtgcttatacttgctggagaatccaagaaagaaggagtccgtggatttggagcttgcacgtggtcgtgtcagtaagttctactggtgggtagcaataaaaAGTCGAGCGTGgaggcttgtaagtcttattgtatgaatttcgattctttcaagatagtggattcaggtttatcttgaggatagttaggttaaatcctctccaagtttttatcggtttggttttctgagtgatcatatctttgtgttatttatctttccgttGCTATACATGatatgtgtaaggttgaatttattcaaccatctaattggctttattccgtgccaaatttgcttgtaattcagcatttagtaaccctgtatttaggtgggtttgatgtaagggtagtgagtgagatagagtgaagattgctcaagagtgtgcaagaaaacggagactcgcggctgggactcgcgggtgactcgcggctgcaagccgccagaagcagcacacgtgccaaacatgctggaagatgaacagtcatgctagctggagcactacaggacaaaacaggataactggccatacggttatctcgcgactggaactcgcgacttggtcaagccgcgaggtcaagccgcgagccacccctgttttgtaaaaacctgacgtttcacattcctctccactccagtataaatacccctttttacccacgattgaaagagagcttccaaagagaattttgagagagaaaccctaaagaaaaaccagattgtttcacccacaatctctaccttagaatctcttcaaattcctcaactctcttcctctccattgttaaatccttgagaggcattataccaaacctggttctcaccatcatcatcactgtgagacagtcgtttggatttctgggaagcagttaggaaggaatcaatcttcattggttgatgctatggtctagtagcggaatccgggaagctagaaaagaaaaaggttcggcgcaacctcgttagagcaagaagcttggagggcttaggtgcactgggtagattaggcttggagggtctattgctgtccttgtatcccaactgtattttctagtggattgcttaccgcttggagggcggcggagaggttttacgccgagggcttcggtttcctcttcgataacacatcgcgtgttgtctttgtgtttgcatcttcattcctctctatctttgccttttcttttatctGATGTGgtttttaatctgttatggcttagatagtatttaatcaatttcgtattatagcatatgttaagtttccgcatactagttgtttgacatattgcttgaattgattaagttgttttttgggggtctaaacgttcaaaggtgtttttacacgtttttgaactttcatttggtatcagagcgggtacactgatattggtttcattaccattgtgtgatccttgactcccttttgagatggataggtctcaatcccttaatgcacctccatattttgatggtagtaattatgctttttggagggttcgcatgagagcttttctatgttctattgatgaatcagtttgggatgctgttgagattggttggaccaaacctgaggcagccaaatccacatgggataaggcagcacttgctgcatctaatgctaacagtaaagcactcaatgctattttctgtggtgtgtctccagatgaatttcacaggatttctcatattaccgttgccaaagaagcatgggagattttggaaaccacctatgaaggcacgaagaaagtgaaagacaccaagttacaaatgctgaccactcggtttgaggagctcaaaatgagtgaggatgagacttttgactctttctatgggaagctaaatgaagtggttgtcagcaaattcaacttgggggagaaaacggaggactcaaagattgtaaggaagatccttcgatcattgccggaaagttttcgtgctaaagtgacagcaattgaagagagcaaggacctcgatgacatcaaagtgcaggagctggttggttctcttcagacttatgagatgtcgctgctcaatcaacggaagagtaaatctcttgctctaaagaccattagtgagaaggtggaagatcaagactcatcgggag
Protein-coding regions in this window:
- the LOC115951996 gene encoding DEAD-box ATP-dependent RNA helicase 20-like; the protein is MDGSRMLIFMDTKKGCDQITWQLRMDGWPALSIHGDKSQAERDWVLSEFKAGKSPIMTATDVAARGLDVKDVKYVINYDFPGSLVDYVHRIGRIGRAGAKRTAHFLHCRKC